One Methylocystis iwaonis genomic window, CGAGACGCCGGCCGAAGCAAAGGTCGCACGCCAGCTCGGCGCCGATCTCATCGGATGGAACATCGTTCCCGAGGCGATCCTCGCGCGACGCTACGGGATGCTCTTCTCCGGCGTCACGGTCGTCACGGATTTCGGGGCGGGCTTCTCCAACGGCAACCCCTCGCCCGATCTCACGCGCGGCCCCGCGGTCGCCGGCGTCGTCGCCTGCAAAAGGCTGCTGCGCAATTTCTGCAAAATCCGCTGAGGGGTTACGAGATCGGCTCGATTGGATCGCTGTCATTCCCGACGCTCGCGCAGCGAGCGATCGGGAATCCAGGGCAACATTAGCTACTATTGCTCTGGATTCCCGGTCGGGCTTTCAGCCCGCCGGGAATGACACAGCCCAATGCAAGCTGTTCAAACGGAAATGGTATTACTTCTCATCAGGCCTGCGTAAGGCGAGCATCGTCGCCTCGATCGTCTGCACCGCCACGCCGTCCTGATTATAGGTCGAGGCCTCAAAAGTGACGTAGCCCCTGCCCGTTTGCGAGCGGGACGGTCGGAGTTTTGTAATCTCGCCCTCGATATGCAAGCGATCGCCGGGGCGCACCGGCCGCTTCCACGAAATCCGCGTATCCGTCCCGATGACGCCGCCGGCGAAAGCCAGTCCGCAGAAGTCGAGCAATAGACGCAAGGTCAAAGCGCCCGTCTGCCAGCCGCTGGCGATCAGGCCGCCGAAGAGACTCTCTTTGGCCGCGTCCGGATCGACGTGGAAATATTGCGGATCATTGTCACGTGCGAAGCGGATGATCTGCTCCTGCGTCACCTCGACGGCCTCGGAGCGCAAAGGCTGGCCGACGTAAAGATCATCGAAGAAAACTACTTTCGTCATGCCGCTATCTCGCCAAACGCTTCACGCTCGTAATATCGCCGGCCCCGGCTTCGAGATTTCGCGCCCGCACGAGATCGAGGGGCTCGCTGGAGACGAGCATATGCGCGCCATTGGCGTGTAGCAGCGTCGTTGCGTCGCGCATGATCCCGACATGGCCCTTCCAGAAGATCAAATCGCCGCGCATGAGCGGCGCGCCGATGTCCACGGGCGCGCCAAGTTGCGCCTCCTGCATGTCGCTGTCGCGCGGCGCGGACTTGCCGGCCGCGGCGAGCGAGATCTGCACCAGGCCGGAGCAGTCGACGCCAATCGAGGATTTGCCGCCCCAAAGATAAGGCGCGCCGATTAGCGTCTCCGCGACAGCGACGAAATCGGACGCGGTCGCGTCGAGCGCCGCAAGATGTGGACGCCAGATGAAGCCCAGATCGCGCGTGACAAGGAAATTGTCGCGCGCATCGACGATCTCGACCTCGGCGGAAAGAGGCAAGGCCAGAAGCGGCGGCTGCTTGATGCTCGCCGCCGGATAGACGAAAGTGCGCGGCACGCAGACGCTATGGGTGGGCTCGCGCAAGGCGCTCCACAGCGTGTTGGCGGCGATCCAACCGACGTAACCGTCGCGCGCGAGCTGCGCCCAGGCCCAGCCCTCCTCCTCGTCATAGACGGTGACGCGCTCGCCATAGAGCGCCTGCGTGTCGATCGGGCAATCGGGGCGCGGTTCGCGGCGCAGATCGACAACGCCCTCTTTCACTTCCATTACGGCGCCTTCGACGAAGCGCTCGGCCGTGACGCGGCCCTTCAAATGAGCCGCGGCAATGTCGGGACGCGCGGGGGTGAGCCGCCGGTCGAATGTCTCGCTCACGCCGTCGCCTTCTTTTTCGCACGCGTCTCGATAAGGTCGTAGAGGAGACGCGCGGCCTGCGCCTCGCCGCCCTCGGGGCGTCCGGGTTTGGTGGAGGGATTCCAGCAATAGACGTCGAAATGCGCCCAGCGGCTCGGATCGCTGACGAAGCGCCGCAGGAACAACGCCGCCACGATGGACCCCGAGAAGCCGCCGCTCGTGACGCTCACGAGATCGGAAATCTTGCCGTCGAGCCCGCCGTCGTAATTCTCCCAGAGCGGCAAGCGCCAGACGGGATCATTGGCGCTGCGCCCGCAAGCAGCAATCTCATCGGCGAGGGCGTCGTCGCCCGTATAGAAAGGCGGCAGCTCCGGCCCCAGCGCAACGCGCGCCGCGCCGGTCAACGTCGCGAAGTCGAACAAAAGATCTGGCTGATCCTCGCTCACATAAGCGAGCGCGTCGGCGAGAATGAGACGCCCTTCCGCATCCGTATTGCCGACCTCGACAGTGAGCCCCTTGCGGCTGCGATAAATATCGCCCGTGCGGAAAGCGTTCGCGGAAATAGAATTCTCGACGATCGGCAGCAGCACCCGCAGCCGAATCGGAAGGCCGGCGTCCATCAGCATGGCGGCCAGAGCCAGCGCCACGGCGGCGCCGCCCATGTCCTTCTTCATCAGCGCCATCGCTGAGGAAGGTTTGATGTCGAGACCGCCCGTATCGTAGCAGACGCCCTTGCCGACGAGCGTCACCTTCAGCCCGTCTTCGGGCCCATGGGCGAATTCCACGAGGCGCGGCGCCTGGGCGGAAGCACGGCCTACCGCGTGAATCAGCGGAAAATTCTCGACGAGCAGCGCATCGCCGACGATCGCGCGCGACGGTGCGCCAAATTTGGCGGCAAGCGCGAGCGCCGATTCGGCGAGCGCCTCCGGCCCCATGTCATTTGCCGGCGTGTTCACGAGGTCGCGGCCAAGCGCGACTGCGCTCGCAATGCGCTCGATGCGCGCGCGATCTATGCCCTGCGGCGCGCAGAGACGCGGCTTTTCGCCTTTCGGCGCGACATAGCGCGAGAAGGAATAGCTTGCGAGCAGAAAGGCGAGCGCGGCGGTCTGCGGGTCGGCGACGTTCTCGCCAAGACGATAGAGCCCGGCGGGCAAGGACGCGGCGAGCTTGCCGGCGAGGAAGGGGTCGCGCTTTTTGGCGTCCGGCGCCTCCACGCCAAAGAAGACGCGCGCTGGGGCGCCGTCGAGCGCGGGCGCAATCAGCAGGGTTCCCGGCTTCGCCTCGAATGCATTTGCGGCGGCAAGCGCAGCAACCGCCGCCGGCAAGGTCTCCCTCACCTGCGGCCACCGGCTCTTATCAACGAAGTCGATCGCGATCGCCTCGGTCGACCAATCCTGAAGCTTCATCGTCATCGGCGCGTTTAGCCTCCGTTAAGCATCCATTAGGGTTAACGCTTTATTGCTCGCGTCTGAAGCTTTCTCACAAGACAACGGACCAGATTCGCCGTGCAAAAGGCGCTCTCCCCTACCGCGAAACCGCTCCGTCTCTGCGCCGTCGCCATTGCCGCACTCATTGGGCTCTCCGGCTGCAACAAGACCTCTCTCGGCGACATCACCGGCTCCATCGGCCGCCCCTCGACCACGCTGCCGACGGACGAAGGACAGCTTCGCCGATTCGCCGAGGAATGGGGACAGCGCTACGACCGGAGCCCGAAAGATAAGGTGACGGCCATGACCTACGCCAGAGCCTTGCACGCGCTGGACCAGAATGCGCAAGCGGTCGCCGTGCTGCGCGGGCTCGCCATCGTCTATCCCGAGGATATGAAGGTGCTCGGCGCCTATGGCAAGGCGCTTGCCGACGCCGGCAACGTCAAAGAGGCGGCGGAAGTCCTGCAAAAGGCCCATACGCCCGAGCGGCCCGACTGGTCCGTTCTCTCGACGCAAGGCTCGCTCGCCGATCAGCTCGGCGACCACGAGGCGGCGCGCGGCTATTACGAAGCGGCGCTGAAGATTCGCCCGAACGAGCCGACGGTTCTTTCCAACCTCGGCCTTTCCTATGCGCTGGCGAAAAACCTGCCGCGCGCCGAAGAGACGCTGCGCCTCGCCGCGAATCAGCCCGGAGCCGATATGCGGGTGCGTCAGAACCTCGCCCTGGTGCTGGCGCTGCAGGGGAAATTCTCCGAGGCCGAAGAATTGTCACGCCGCGATCTCTCGCCGATCGACGCCGCGCAGAACGTCGCCTCCATCCGCCAGATGATCTCGCAGTCCGACACCTGGCGCGACATCCAGACCGGCGGCGCCGGTCGTGGAAACGCGGGAACGAAGGGCGCCGCAGCGCGCTAAAGGCGCGGCCTCCAAAAGCGAAAAGGCCCGGCTTTTCAAGCCGGGCCTCAGTTTGTTGACAAACCTCCGAGGCGGCCTCGTCCTTCGAGACGCGAGCGTCGCTCGCTCCTCAGGATGAGGCCTAAGTGTTTGACCCAGATGCAGAAGCTCCTCATGCTGAGGAGCCTGCGCGGCAGGCGTCTCGAAGCACGAGGGGCGTCAATCCATCACGTCGCCAGAAAGCCGAAAGGCCCGGCCTTTCGGCCGGGCCTCTCGTTTCGATCTAACCGATCAGATCAGTATTTCGCGACGATCGGAGCCGGAGCGCCCCAATTGAAGTGATAGTTCAGGCCCGCGCGGACGATGTGGCCGTTGAAGCGGGTGGTCGTCTGCGGAGCGACGCCCGTGAAGTTGCCGACAGCGGCGACCTGGCCGACGTTGACCAGCGCATTCTGAGCGACGGTTACGTTGCCGAGGTCATAATAGAGATATTCCACCTTGGCGGACCAGTTCGGCCAGAACATCCACTCGACGCCGCCGCCCGCGGTCCAGCCGACGCGCGTGTCGGAGAAGGCCGCGTTCGAGAAATAGGCGTTGCCGACGTTGCCGACCGGATTGACAGTGAACTGCTGGAAAACAGAGCTGTTGAGCGTCACGCCGGCATAGGCCAAGCCGCCCGTGCCGTAGAGCAGCAGAGTCGGCGTGGCGAGCCAGCCGAGACGGCCGCGCACCGTGCCGATATAGTCGATGTTGCGGCGGGCGCTGGAGATGCTCACCAGCGGGCCATTGATGGAAGTGTTGGCGATCCCGACGCCGGAAACGTTGTTGCTGCTGCCCGCAATGCCCTGGATGTCAGCCTCGACGCCGACGACGAAGCGGTTATAGAACTGCCAGTTGTAGCCAATCTGGCCGCCGCCGATGAAACCGCCCGAGTTGGCGCTGAGCGAAGAGGACGCAAGCGCGGCGGAAACCGGCAGAGCCTGCACGCCGCCAGCCGAACCGTTGCTGAAAATCGGATATCCAACGGTGTTGATGGCGTTGCTGCTCGCCCAGGTTCCGCCAGCGTTCAAGCCGACGTAGAAGCCCGTCCACAGCGGAGCCGGCGGGGGCGGCGGGGGGAGGACCGGCGGGCCCTTGCGCGACGGAAGGTCGGCCGCGAGCGCGGAGCCGGCGGTCAGCGCCAGAGCGGCGACCGAAAGAGCGACTTTTTTCATTCCAGCCTCATATTTCAAAAACAAAGGTCGGAGACGCGCCAAAGGCATGTCCTCGAGGAAGCGCCAGGCTGGGCCGGAGAAGCAATCCCTCCACGCCAAAGCCTTCGCCACTAATCAGCAGGCGCCCCTGCTCATTGTCAACGAACTCCATGCGCCAAACCGCCCCCGCGCGCCATTTAGTCCCGGACCGTTGCACGGGAGACACTATGCCGCCTGTCAATGAGGCAGGAAATCGCGGGCGCCGGCATCCAACGGCTCGATCCTCACGAATCGGGCGCAGCGACACGGCGCGCGCGAGAAATCCACAGGCCGCCTCGGTTTCCTCAAAAACGAGCAGATTGGGACGCCGGGGGCCGCCACTCTGCTTGCCAAGACGGGGCGCTTTGGCATATGTCCCATTCACGCGCGACGCAGCGCGAGCGGAGACGTGGCCGAGAGGCTGAAGGCGACGGTTTGCTAAATCGTTATAGGGGAAACCCTATCGTGGGTTCGAATCCCACCGTCTCCGCCAGTTGCCGCCAATCCTCCTCTACGGCCCGTTATTCTGCGAGATTGCTACGCGGACAGCTCGCGCGCATGATCCTGCGCATAGGTTCGAAGCGAACGCGGCGGGGCGCCGGTCAGCGTCTCTACGTCGGCGGTGACGGCAGCGGTCCATCCCTCGCGCACGGGGTAGAAAATCGACGCCAGGAACGCCGCATAATCGGGCGGCGCGCCCGCGCCGGTCAGCATGCCGACAAAGGCTTCGTCGTCCACGGCTTTGTAAGCGATCGGCTTGCCAACGACCTGCGAGAGAATCTCCGCGGCTTGCGCATAAGAAAGCGCTTCCGGGCCCGTCAGATTGAAGGCCTTGCCGTCGAAATCGCCGGATGTCAGCGCGGCGGCGGCGCATGCCGCAATGTCCCGGGCGTCGATGAAGCTCGATTTGCCGTCGCCGGCAGGAAGGGCGATCTGACCCTGGTCGATTCCCGCCTTCCAAAAAGTGTGGAAGTTGTCGGCGAACCAGTTGGGGCGCAGGATGACGTAGCGCGCGCCCGACTTCTCCAGCGCGATTTCGACTTGGCGGTAGGGGATGGAATCGTCGGCGTCGACGCCGAAGGCGCTCTGGAAGACGATTTTCACCTTGCGGGCCGCAGCGGCTTCGATCACCGGCAGCAGCAGCTCTGTCGCGTTCACATAGCCGGACGGCAGCAGCACAAAAGCGCGGTCGACTCCCTCGAACGCAGCGTCGAAAGTTTCCGGCCTGCCATATTCGAAGACGACGCCTTCCGCGCCTTCCACGGAATGGCCGCCGCGGGAGGCTGCCTTCACCGCCTCGCCTTTCGCCAATAACGCTTTCACGAGCGGGCGTCCCACTGTGCCGCTGGCGCCAAGAACAAGAACCTTTGCCATGCTATCCTCATGGGTTTCTGATTGAAACTAGCTATCGATATGATAGGTAGCATGGGATCAGACACCCAAGAAGAGAGCACTTTCAGCTCACCTGGTTTCCACCTGGAAACCTGATGAAAACGCAGCGCCAGATCCATGACCTCGATGCTAAACGCCTACAATGTCTATGAAGACCGCTGTCCGACGCGGCTGTTGCTGGATAGGCTGGCCGATAAATGGGCGTTGCTGATCCTCGACCGGCTTCAGGAAGGGCCTGTCCGGTTCAATCGCCTGCGCCGCGACATCAAGGGCATTTCACAAAAGGTTCTGTCGCAGACGCTGAAGAAGCTGGAGCGCGATGGTCTTGTCACTCGCGCAGTTTTCGCGACCGTTCCGGTGACGGTCGAATACAGCCTGACGCCGCTCGGCCAGACGCTCAACGAGACGGTTTCGGCGTTTGCGCATTGGGCGGAGCGCAATATGGATGCAGTGCTCGCGGCGCAGCGCGCCTATGACGAGGCCGGAGCCGCCTGATACCATTTCCGTTTGAATAGCGCGCATGGGGACGTGTCATTCCCGGCGGGCTGAAAGCCCGACCGGGAATCCAGAGCCCAAAAAGCGCTGGTTTTGCTCTGGATTCCCGATCACTCGCTTCGCGAGCGTCGGGAATGACACCGGCCCAATCAAGCGAATCTCGTATGACAGGTTTCGCCTGCTTCTCTGTCGGAGCGACGGTTATAGATTACCGCTGACAGGGCAATGTGGCGCGAAACGCTGGCTACGCGCTATAGCGATCTATAGCATAGGAATAGTCTCGTCCGGTCTCGCGCGCCGCGAGTCCCCGAGCCCGGCGCGGAGGTCTGACCATGAACGAATTCGGCAACGGCTTTCTCGTCAACGCGCTGATCGGCCTCGGCCTCGCGCTGCTGATCTCTTTCGCCTTCGTCTGGTATCGCTGATCAGAACACCACCAGATAGGCGCTGAAAATCGCCACCCCCAGCACCAGCGCCGAAAGCGCCCACAAGGTCCAGTGCGTCGCGCTCGGCCTGTGGGTCTCTTCGTCCTCGAGCAGACGTGCGGTCTGCAGCAGCCTGATTGTGGCGATGACGATCATTGTCACGCCGGAGGCGATCAAGGCGGCGCCGCCATAGCGCGCGGTGTGACTTGGCAGCCGGTGAAGGGCGAGGAGACCGGCGTTATTTCCCGCCCCTGCCGCCAGCGCGAGCAGAAAGAGATTGAAGCGCTCGATGACGAAGCCGAGCGCAATAACCGCGATCCCCGTGCGGACCCAGGCGAGAAACGTCCGCTCATTGGCCGCGATATTGGCGTAATCCCGTATCATGGGGATGCTCTCTCCTGTCTCTGCCGCGCAGGGAATCGTCCGCGATTGCCGCCACGCCGCCAAATGCCTATAACATCCCGGGCGACGCGAAGCCGCGCCCGAGGCCACTTCCACATTTAATCGCGAGACGAGATGCCCTGGAGCGATCAAGGCGGCCCGCGCAATCAGAACAATAGCCCTTGGGGACAGCAGGGCGGGCCCTGGGGCCAGGGCTCGGGCGGCGGCGCGCAACCGCCGGATCTCGAAGAGCTGTTGCGCCGCAGCCAGGAAGGACTCAAGCAGTTTCTGCCAGCCGGCTTCGGCGGCGGCGGCATGCTGATCCTCATTCTCCTGACCCTGCTCGCCTGGCTGCTGTCCGGCTTCTACACGGTCGGGCCCAATGAGATCGGCCTCAATCTCATCTTCGGCAAATATCGCGGCAAGACGCAGGCGGGCCTCAATTACAACCTTCCCGCCCCTGTCGGCTCGGTGATCAAGCTCGCGGTGACGGACCGCAACATCACCGACGTGGGCTTTCGCGAGGAGGCGGCGGCGCCAGAGGGGCGCCGGCGCGGCGGGCAAGTCACGCGTCTCGGCCCGGAGGCGCCGGAAGAAAGCCTGATGCTGACCGGCGACGAAAATATCGCCGACATAAAATTCCGCGTCATCTGGCAGATCGACCCCTCCAAGCCCGAGGATTACGCCTTCAATCTCGCCAATCCGCACACGACGGTGAAGGCGGTCGCCGAGAGCGCCATGCGCGAGATCGTCGGCCAGTCGCAGATTCAAAAAATCCTCACCGCCGACCGCAAGGTGATCGAGCCCGCCTCGCAGGCGCTGATGCAGAAGCTACTCGACGACTATCACAGCGGCGTCATGGTGCTTCAGGTGCTGCTGCTTTCGGTCGACCCGCCGCAGCAGGTCATCGCCGCCTTCCGCGACGTGACCGCCGCCCAGCAGGATTTGCAGCGACTCGGCAATGAGGCGGAGGCCTATGCGAATCGCGTCGTGCCCGAGGCGCGCGGCGCCGCCGCACGCATCCTGCAGGAGGCCGAGGCCTATCGCGAGCAGACGGTCGCCGAAGCGCGCGGCCAGGCCGGGCGTTTCGAGAAGATTTACGAGCAATATAAGAACGCTCCGGCGCTCACCCGCCAGCGGCTCTATATCGAGACCATGGAGCGCGTCCTCGGCGGCGCGGAGAAGGTGATTCTCGACGATCCCGCCAAGGGCGGCGCCTCGGTCGCGCCCTTCATGCCCCTGCCCTCCTTTGCCCCCTTTCAGGGAGGACAGAAGTGAAAAACGGCCTCCTCTTCGCCCTCGCCATTCTGGCCCTGATCGGCGTCGCCGCCGTGGGCGGCGCGCTGTTCACCGTTGAACAAACCGAGCAGGCGCTGGTGCTGCGATTCGGCGAGCCCGTCGCGGGGCGCGGCCTCATCACCGAGCCGGGACTGCATTTCAAGATTCCGCTCATCGAAAATGTGGTCACCTTCGACAATCGCATCCTCGACGTCGAAAGCCCCAATCTCGAAGTGCTCGCAGCCGACAATCAGCGTCTCGAAGTCGACAGCTTCATTCGCTACCGCATCGTCGACGCGCTGAAATTCTATCAGTCGGTCAATAGCGTGCAGGGCGCCAATAATCAGCTCGGCTCGGTGCTGAACTCCGCCGTGCGCCGCGTGCTGTCGGAAGCCAATCAGCGGCAGATCGTGCGCGACGAACGCTCGGCGCTGATGGCGAAAATCAAGCAGCAGGCCGACTTGGAGGCGCGCCGCTTCGGCGTCGAGGTTGTCGACGCCCGCATTCGCCGCGTCGACCTGCCCCAGCAGATTTCAGAAAAAGTTTACGGCCGCATGCAGACCGAGCGTCAGCGCGAGGCCGCCGAATATCGCGCCCAGGGCGCCGAGCAGGCGCAGAAAATTACCGCAAAAGCGGATCGCGACGTGATTGTCCTGAAGGCCGAAGCACAGCAGAAGGCCGATCAGACGAAAGGCGAAGGCGACGCCGAGCGCAACCGTATTTTCGCCGAAGCTTTCGGCAAGGATCCGGACTTCTTCGCCTTCTATCGCTCGATGCAGGCGTATGAAGCCGCGTTCAAGCCGGGCGAGACGCGCTTTCTCGTCAGTCCGCGTTCCGCGTTTTTCCGTTTTTTCTCCGCCCCCGAGGGAAGCGCGAGCGCCCCGCCGGAGCCGGCGCAAAAGCGATAAACCAAGGGCGCCGGCGGCGGCGCGCCAACAAGAACAATGTCCCTCGAGGAGCAAAACGCATGATGCCCGCATTTCGTCGCGCCGCTCTGGCGCTCGCGACGGCCTCTTCCCTTTGGCTTGCCAGCCCGGCTCACGCCAAGGGACCCGATTCCCTCGCCGATCTCTCCGCGCAGGTTTCCGACGCCGTCGTCAATATTTCGGCGACGCAGACGCTCGAAACCAAACAGCGCGGCAAGGGCGGCGACGCGCCCGGGCTGCCGCCGGGCATGGGCCCCGGCGCGCCCTTCGACGATCTTTTCGAGGAATTCTTCAAGCGCCGCGGCCAGGGCATGCCCGACCTGCCGCGCCAGCGCAAATCCTCCTCGCTCGGCTCCGGCTTCGTCATCGACGCCTCCGGCATCGTCATCACCAATAATCACGTGATCGCCGACGCCAGCGAAGTGACCGTCATTTTCAACGACGGCCAGAAGCTCAAGGCCGAAATTCTCGGCAAGGACCAGAAGGTCGACGTCGCGGTGCTGAAGGTGAAGCCGGAGAAGCCGCTGAAGGCGGTGAAATTCGGCGACAGCGACAAGGCGCGCGTCGGCGACTGGGTGCTCGCGGTCGGCAATCCCTTCGGCCTCGGCGGCTCGGTGACGGCGGGCATCGTCTCGGCCCGCAACCGCAACATCGATAGCGGCCCCTACGACAACTACATTCAGACCGACGCCTCCATCAACAAGGGCAACTCCGGCGGCCCCCTGTTCAACATGGATGGCGAGGTGATCGGCATCAACACGGCTATCCTCTCGCCCTCGGGCGGCTCGGTCGGCATCGGTTTCGCGACCCCTGCCAACACCGTGCAGCCGGTGATCGACCAGCTCCAGCAATATGGCGAGACGCGCCGCGGCTGGCTCGGCGTGCGTATCCAGAACGTCGACGACGCCATTGCAGAAACGCTCAGCCTCGGCGCCACGCGCGGCGCGCTGGTCGCGGGCGTGGACGACAAGGGCCCGTCGAAGCCTGCCGGAATCAAGGCCGGCGACGTGATCGTGAAATTCGACGGCAAGCCGATCAAGGAATCGCGCGATCTGCCCAAGCTCGTCGCCGCGACGCCCGTCGGCAAGGACGTCGATCTTGTCATCGTCCGCTCCGGCAAGGAAGAGACCAAGAAGGTCAGGCTCGGCCGTTTGGAGGACGGCGAGAAGGTCGCCTCGCGCGACGGCGGCGACAAGGAAAAGCCCGAAACGAATAGCCCGGCCTCCCAGAGCGCGCTGGGGCTGGAGCTTTCGCGCCTCACCGACGATCTGCGCGCGCGCTTCCAGATCAAGGACACGGTGAAGAACGGCGTGCTCATCACCTCCGTCGACCCGTCGTCCAACGCGGCGGAGAAGCGGCTACAACCCGGCGAAATCCTACTCGAAGTCAATCAGGAGCCGGTGAACGAGCCCTCCGACGCCGTGAAGAAGATCAAGGCGCTGAAGGAAGCGGGCAAGAAGACGGCGCTGCTGATCGTGGCCAATGGCCAGGGCGACGCGCATTTCGTGGCGCTGCCGGTAGACTAAGCCCTCATCCGACCCTCGCTGACGCGAGGGCCACCTTCTCCCGCAAGCGGGAGAAGGAAAGAACCCCGAGATGAGGCAACGCGACTCCTTCTCCCGCTCGCGGGAGAAGGTGGCCCCGCATAGCGGGGTCGGATGAGGGCGGTCCCCTCACTCCCTAAAGTCGTTTCTCCGATACCCTTGCGCATACAGCAGCGCCGTCAGATCCGCGTAGTTGATCCGCGCCGCCGCAACGTCGGCCACCTTCGGCTTGGCGTGATAAGCGACGCCGAGCCCCGCTTCCCGCAACATGTCGAGATCATTGGCCCCATCGCCGATCGCAAGCGTCGCCACGGAAGCCAGTCCGAGCCGCTCGCGCAAGGAGACAAGCGCGGCGCGCTTGCCTTCTCTGCCCTGCACCGGCTCGATCACCGCGCCGGTCAAGGCGCGCTCCACGATCTCCAGCCGGTTGGCGAAGGTCTCGTCGAAGCCGATGCGCGCGGCGACCGGCGCGGTGAATTGCGTAAAGCCGCCGGTCACGAGCGCCGTATGCGCGCCATGCGCGCGCATGGTCTGCACGAGGGCTCGGGCGCCCGGCGTGAGCGTGATGCGGGCGACGATCGTCGCGATCTGGTCGAGCGTCACGCCGGCCAGCAGCGCGACGCGCTCCTTCAACGCCGCCTGAAAATTCAGCTCGCCCGCCATCGCGCGCTCGGTGATGGCGGCGATGCGCGCGCGTATGCCGATCAGCCCAGCAAGCTCGTCGATGCATTCCTGCTCGATCATGGTCGAGTCCATGTCGGCGACGAGGAGAC contains:
- a CDS encoding MaoC family dehydratase; the encoded protein is MTKVVFFDDLYVGQPLRSEAVEVTQEQIIRFARDNDPQYFHVDPDAAKESLFGGLIASGWQTGALTLRLLLDFCGLAFAGGVIGTDTRISWKRPVRPGDRLHIEGEITKLRPSRSQTGRGYVTFEASTYNQDGVAVQTIEATMLALRRPDEK
- a CDS encoding C40 family peptidase, with product MSETFDRRLTPARPDIAAAHLKGRVTAERFVEGAVMEVKEGVVDLRREPRPDCPIDTQALYGERVTVYDEEEGWAWAQLARDGYVGWIAANTLWSALREPTHSVCVPRTFVYPAASIKQPPLLALPLSAEVEIVDARDNFLVTRDLGFIWRPHLAALDATASDFVAVAETLIGAPYLWGGKSSIGVDCSGLVQISLAAAGKSAPRDSDMQEAQLGAPVDIGAPLMRGDLIFWKGHVGIMRDATTLLHANGAHMLVSSEPLDLVRARNLEAGAGDITSVKRLAR
- a CDS encoding leucyl aminopeptidase family protein yields the protein MKLQDWSTEAIAIDFVDKSRWPQVRETLPAAVAALAAANAFEAKPGTLLIAPALDGAPARVFFGVEAPDAKKRDPFLAGKLAASLPAGLYRLGENVADPQTAALAFLLASYSFSRYVAPKGEKPRLCAPQGIDRARIERIASAVALGRDLVNTPANDMGPEALAESALALAAKFGAPSRAIVGDALLVENFPLIHAVGRASAQAPRLVEFAHGPEDGLKVTLVGKGVCYDTGGLDIKPSSAMALMKKDMGGAAVALALAAMLMDAGLPIRLRVLLPIVENSISANAFRTGDIYRSRKGLTVEVGNTDAEGRLILADALAYVSEDQPDLLFDFATLTGAARVALGPELPPFYTGDDALADEIAACGRSANDPVWRLPLWENYDGGLDGKISDLVSVTSGGFSGSIVAALFLRRFVSDPSRWAHFDVYCWNPSTKPGRPEGGEAQAARLLYDLIETRAKKKATA
- a CDS encoding tetratricopeptide repeat protein, with protein sequence MQKALSPTAKPLRLCAVAIAALIGLSGCNKTSLGDITGSIGRPSTTLPTDEGQLRRFAEEWGQRYDRSPKDKVTAMTYARALHALDQNAQAVAVLRGLAIVYPEDMKVLGAYGKALADAGNVKEAAEVLQKAHTPERPDWSVLSTQGSLADQLGDHEAARGYYEAALKIRPNEPTVLSNLGLSYALAKNLPRAEETLRLAANQPGADMRVRQNLALVLALQGKFSEAEELSRRDLSPIDAAQNVASIRQMISQSDTWRDIQTGGAGRGNAGTKGAAAR
- a CDS encoding outer membrane protein, translated to MKKVALSVAALALTAGSALAADLPSRKGPPVLPPPPPPAPLWTGFYVGLNAGGTWASSNAINTVGYPIFSNGSAGGVQALPVSAALASSSLSANSGGFIGGGQIGYNWQFYNRFVVGVEADIQGIAGSSNNVSGVGIANTSINGPLVSISSARRNIDYIGTVRGRLGWLATPTLLLYGTGGLAYAGVTLNSSVFQQFTVNPVGNVGNAYFSNAAFSDTRVGWTAGGGVEWMFWPNWSAKVEYLYYDLGNVTVAQNALVNVGQVAAVGNFTGVAPQTTTRFNGHIVRAGLNYHFNWGAPAPIVAKY
- a CDS encoding SDR family oxidoreductase, with the translated sequence MAKVLVLGASGTVGRPLVKALLAKGEAVKAASRGGHSVEGAEGVVFEYGRPETFDAAFEGVDRAFVLLPSGYVNATELLLPVIEAAAARKVKIVFQSAFGVDADDSIPYRQVEIALEKSGARYVILRPNWFADNFHTFWKAGIDQGQIALPAGDGKSSFIDARDIAACAAAALTSGDFDGKAFNLTGPEALSYAQAAEILSQVVGKPIAYKAVDDEAFVGMLTGAGAPPDYAAFLASIFYPVREGWTAAVTADVETLTGAPPRSLRTYAQDHARELSA
- a CDS encoding winged helix-turn-helix transcriptional regulator, translated to MTSMLNAYNVYEDRCPTRLLLDRLADKWALLILDRLQEGPVRFNRLRRDIKGISQKVLSQTLKKLERDGLVTRAVFATVPVTVEYSLTPLGQTLNETVSAFAHWAERNMDAVLAAQRAYDEAGAA
- a CDS encoding YidH family protein, producing the protein MIRDYANIAANERTFLAWVRTGIAVIALGFVIERFNLFLLALAAGAGNNAGLLALHRLPSHTARYGGAALIASGVTMIVIATIRLLQTARLLEDEETHRPSATHWTLWALSALVLGVAIFSAYLVVF
- the hflK gene encoding FtsH protease activity modulator HflK: MPWSDQGGPRNQNNSPWGQQGGPWGQGSGGGAQPPDLEELLRRSQEGLKQFLPAGFGGGGMLILILLTLLAWLLSGFYTVGPNEIGLNLIFGKYRGKTQAGLNYNLPAPVGSVIKLAVTDRNITDVGFREEAAAPEGRRRGGQVTRLGPEAPEESLMLTGDENIADIKFRVIWQIDPSKPEDYAFNLANPHTTVKAVAESAMREIVGQSQIQKILTADRKVIEPASQALMQKLLDDYHSGVMVLQVLLLSVDPPQQVIAAFRDVTAAQQDLQRLGNEAEAYANRVVPEARGAAARILQEAEAYREQTVAEARGQAGRFEKIYEQYKNAPALTRQRLYIETMERVLGGAEKVILDDPAKGGASVAPFMPLPSFAPFQGGQK
- the hflC gene encoding protease modulator HflC — encoded protein: MKNGLLFALAILALIGVAAVGGALFTVEQTEQALVLRFGEPVAGRGLITEPGLHFKIPLIENVVTFDNRILDVESPNLEVLAADNQRLEVDSFIRYRIVDALKFYQSVNSVQGANNQLGSVLNSAVRRVLSEANQRQIVRDERSALMAKIKQQADLEARRFGVEVVDARIRRVDLPQQISEKVYGRMQTERQREAAEYRAQGAEQAQKITAKADRDVIVLKAEAQQKADQTKGEGDAERNRIFAEAFGKDPDFFAFYRSMQAYEAAFKPGETRFLVSPRSAFFRFFSAPEGSASAPPEPAQKR